In the Sediminibacter sp. Hel_I_10 genome, one interval contains:
- a CDS encoding zinc-dependent metalloprotease: MQAYLEDDRLLLNISPDNLNVPMLFVRHDVGYHQVIWTTHEDHLILTIPQIESSSGVTIPLHHNYRHKASIIGRFPIIDSQNNTDHFKIDITDFILNTNLQWPTGSPPSVIANLSYVDGVQHLNNETIIITQMTSMLDHKPITNEVSFSFYLLPEPMEPRLFDHRMGFSSEDPYDIMNSIARTPKANISRWRLEKTHKEKEMSTPKQPIVFYFDSITPHKWKPYIKAGIMEWLPAFEAAGFKNAIVVKDAPVDDPNWNPNSMNYSMIRWKNYSGIRGSAAKSGSTVTKIVDFRSGEILKSDIIFASSFQSLSDEYLVRCAPLDSRAQQYPFPDDLMGELIQFIIAHEAGHAFGIKDAHYGEYAYPFKKMRDIEWLDQMGHTPSIMSYARHNYIVQPEDHIPPDLLIQKAGPADRYQIQWGYQTYDHIPMTEVPSKLEQLVRLQEEVPWYAYHNAEFGTIGPASTDEVVDNDNPIESTALGLKNIKRVIELLPKINYKQKDNSNLKRLYKKTLELWHFEMEHVLSLIGGYTIHYKSGSQKGAVYAPVPAHLQLEAMDFLIANAFEVPDWLSHPEFTARFQYSTDTDILMDYQLMVLAELVSPYRMKRLENMEDKSEYKDLNTLLMSRLTKGIFNKMLGEKAPLNRHRQELQIGYLNLIIDAVEQDRTYSQIRVGENNGFYTAQSKRILNSELYSLKQALSQKLDEAKTRELKYYLELCLDQIVPKT; this comes from the coding sequence ATGCAGGCTTATTTAGAAGATGACAGACTTCTCTTAAACATCAGCCCAGATAACCTTAATGTGCCCATGCTTTTTGTACGGCATGACGTAGGATATCATCAGGTCATTTGGACAACACACGAGGATCATTTAATCCTGACGATTCCTCAAATAGAATCCTCTTCAGGGGTCACCATACCCTTGCACCACAATTACCGTCACAAAGCTAGCATCATTGGTAGATTCCCCATAATTGATTCTCAAAACAATACAGATCATTTTAAAATTGACATCACAGATTTTATCTTAAACACTAATTTACAATGGCCTACTGGTTCACCTCCATCCGTCATTGCCAATTTATCTTATGTTGATGGGGTACAGCATTTAAATAATGAGACCATTATCATCACCCAAATGACTTCAATGCTAGACCATAAACCCATTACAAATGAGGTGAGTTTCAGTTTTTATCTGTTACCCGAGCCGATGGAACCGCGTCTATTTGATCATAGGATGGGATTTTCAAGTGAAGACCCCTACGATATCATGAATAGTATCGCCCGAACACCTAAAGCCAATATTTCAAGATGGCGATTGGAGAAGACCCATAAAGAAAAGGAGATGAGCACACCAAAACAGCCCATTGTCTTTTATTTTGACTCCATTACACCTCATAAATGGAAACCCTATATAAAGGCTGGTATTATGGAATGGCTTCCCGCGTTTGAGGCTGCAGGATTTAAAAACGCTATAGTGGTAAAGGACGCTCCAGTTGATGATCCTAATTGGAATCCAAATAGTATGAACTACTCTATGATACGTTGGAAAAATTACTCTGGAATAAGAGGTAGTGCGGCTAAAAGTGGTTCCACCGTCACGAAAATAGTCGATTTTAGATCTGGAGAGATTTTAAAGTCTGATATTATATTTGCCAGTTCCTTTCAAAGTCTTTCAGATGAGTATTTGGTGAGATGCGCCCCTCTAGATTCACGGGCGCAGCAATATCCCTTTCCCGATGATCTCATGGGAGAACTGATTCAATTTATAATTGCACATGAGGCTGGTCATGCCTTTGGGATAAAGGATGCTCATTATGGTGAGTATGCCTACCCCTTTAAAAAAATGCGAGATATAGAATGGTTAGATCAAATGGGACATACACCAAGCATTATGAGCTATGCTAGACATAATTATATAGTGCAACCTGAAGACCACATTCCGCCAGATTTGCTCATCCAAAAAGCAGGCCCTGCAGATCGTTACCAGATTCAATGGGGCTATCAAACCTATGACCATATCCCCATGACTGAAGTTCCATCAAAATTAGAACAATTAGTACGCTTACAGGAAGAGGTACCTTGGTACGCTTATCATAATGCTGAGTTTGGCACAATTGGTCCAGCAAGTACTGACGAGGTGGTAGACAATGACAATCCCATAGAGAGTACTGCACTGGGTTTGAAAAACATAAAAAGAGTTATTGAACTTTTACCAAAAATCAATTACAAACAAAAAGACAATAGCAATTTAAAAAGGCTTTATAAAAAGACTCTAGAATTATGGCATTTTGAGATGGAACATGTGTTGTCTTTAATTGGCGGCTATACCATCCACTATAAATCTGGATCGCAAAAAGGTGCAGTCTATGCGCCTGTGCCTGCCCATCTTCAACTTGAGGCGATGGACTTTTTAATTGCCAATGCCTTTGAAGTTCCCGATTGGTTGTCACATCCAGAGTTCACTGCCAGATTTCAATATTCAACAGACACGGATATATTAATGGATTACCAATTGATGGTATTAGCTGAGTTAGTTAGTCCCTACAGAATGAAAAGACTTGAAAACATGGAAGATAAAAGTGAGTATAAAGACCTTAACACATTATTGATGTCAAGATTGACAAAAGGGATTTTTAATAAAATGCTTGGAGAGAAAGCGCCTTTAAATAGACATCGACAAGAACTTCAAATTGGCTATTTAAATTTAATTATAGATGCTGTTGAACAAGACAGAACCTATTCTCAAATAAGAGTTGGAGAAAATAATGGATTTTATACAGCCCAATCCAAACGGATTTTAAATTCTGAATTATATTCCCTCAAGCAAGCATTATCCCAGAAATTAGATGAGGCAAAGACTAGAGAATTAAAATATTATCTTGAATTATGTTTAGATCAAATTGTCCCTAAAACATAA
- a CDS encoding MauE/DoxX family redox-associated membrane protein: MKLSKSLPSYILSISKNLFIVLFVYAAMSKFFDFHTFQVQLGQSPIFTAFADVVSWSIPLTELIIASLFLVPKYVPLAFYASFSLMTMFTVYIILILNFSDFIPCSCGGVLENLSWTDHIIFNSAFIVIAILGIYAYNAQNQVKSETL, translated from the coding sequence ATGAAATTGTCCAAATCTTTACCGTCTTATATACTGTCTATATCAAAAAACCTATTCATAGTGTTATTTGTGTATGCGGCGATGAGTAAGTTTTTTGACTTTCATACCTTTCAAGTACAGCTAGGTCAGTCCCCAATATTTACGGCATTTGCTGATGTTGTATCTTGGAGTATTCCGTTGACGGAATTGATAATTGCCAGCCTTTTCTTGGTGCCTAAATATGTTCCTTTGGCATTTTATGCTAGTTTTTCTCTAATGACCATGTTTACGGTTTACATCATTCTGATTCTGAATTTCAGTGATTTTATTCCCTGTTCTTGCGGTGGTGTCTTGGAAAATTTAAGCTGGACAGATCATATTATTTTTAATTCGGCCTTCATTGTTATAGCAATATTAGGGATATACGCTTATAACGCGCAAAACCAGGTAAAATCTGAAACGTTATGA
- a CDS encoding SusC/RagA family TonB-linked outer membrane protein: MQIKRTPVLFFRWKALSTLLVKTLLLLCCTTVFSFSSKTLYSQNENVIIDTDSVMTIYEVLELIGKQTKCTFIYQSDIFKDVPDVTIKKGKIKVKALLQQCLPKDSFNISITKAHYITISKKEPQPVQQDKAAINGIITDENGMPIPGVLVSVEGSTTATTSDFDGSYTIMAPEDATLKFSLLGYQTQTIAISGQTQMNVILLEDVTQLDAVTLNAGYYSVKERESTGNIVKIGEHEIEQQPISNPLAALQGRVSGVEIVQTSGVSGAGFDIKIRGQNSIRTNGNDPLYVIDGVPYASSSLGEQQASISIPGSGISPLNNINPLDIERIEILKDADATAIYGSRGANGVVLITTKKGEYGATKVRLNLQSGLGAVSNSLDVLSTPQYLAMRREAYANDGIDPIPFNAYDINGTWDATRETDWQKVLFGKTATLSNFQGSISGGNQQTRFLISANTHKQTSVFPGDYSNQKLSGLASLNHRSENDKLSLQFSTNYTSNQNNLPGDGLIVFNALTLAPNAPNLYNDDGSLNWENSTWSNPLSRFEGGYNANGSTLISNLNLSYQLIGQFKLVTNLGYTEDHLTELNTTPSTIYDPAFGVGSESSLAVHNTSQRTSWIVEPQLHWSKAWDVLNIEALAGATFQERNTSRISQFALGFSNNNFIENLSAASTLFPIADIDERYRYQAVFGRLNLNYKSRYILNFTGRRDGSSRFGTNRRFSNFGAVGAAWIFSEEALVKKALPFISFGKFKASYGTSGNDQIGDYQYLDTYSFGSSQYQNTVGLFPTRLFNPDYSWESNKKLEFSLDLGFLKDRIVVGTNFYRNRSSNQLVGIPLPATTGFNSINANLNATVENTGWEFSLNSVNIDTAHFKWSTSINLTLPKNKLVAFPNLEGSTYANQLVIGAPINIRKVYQLKGVNPETGIYEFEDFDGDGVISSPNDRQAVRDLNPKYFGGVSNNITYKNLSLDILFQFTKQLGANFWSSGGVLPGGMANQPIEVLDRWQTAGDQSATQGFSSGFDPEALQAFRTYTQSDAAITDASYLRLKTVSLSYQIPQLSKNFGCELFLRGQNLWTITNYIGLDPETRNNQTVPPLRVISVGTNLTF, encoded by the coding sequence ATGCAAATTAAACGAACACCCGTGCTTTTCTTTCGATGGAAGGCCCTCTCAACACTCCTTGTAAAAACCTTGTTATTGCTCTGCTGTACCACTGTTTTTAGTTTTTCTTCAAAGACGCTGTATTCTCAAAATGAGAACGTTATTATTGACACTGACAGCGTTATGACCATTTACGAGGTTTTAGAGCTGATAGGCAAACAGACCAAATGCACCTTTATTTATCAGTCTGATATTTTTAAAGATGTGCCTGATGTTACGATCAAAAAAGGAAAAATTAAGGTGAAAGCACTATTGCAGCAATGTCTCCCTAAAGACAGTTTCAATATTAGCATTACCAAGGCTCATTACATCACTATTAGTAAGAAGGAACCTCAGCCCGTTCAACAAGACAAGGCGGCCATCAACGGTATTATTACCGATGAGAACGGCATGCCCATTCCCGGGGTTCTGGTTTCGGTTGAAGGCAGCACTACCGCAACCACCTCAGATTTTGATGGATCTTACACTATAATGGCACCTGAAGATGCCACACTTAAATTTTCATTATTAGGTTATCAAACCCAAACCATCGCCATCAGTGGCCAAACCCAAATGAACGTGATACTGCTTGAGGATGTCACACAGTTGGATGCCGTGACTTTGAATGCGGGATATTACTCGGTGAAAGAGCGCGAAAGTACAGGCAATATTGTGAAGATAGGAGAACACGAGATTGAGCAGCAGCCCATCTCCAATCCCTTAGCAGCACTACAGGGCAGGGTCTCAGGCGTAGAGATTGTACAGACCTCAGGAGTTTCTGGTGCTGGTTTTGATATTAAGATCAGAGGGCAAAACAGTATCCGCACCAATGGTAATGATCCCCTATATGTGATTGATGGCGTCCCCTATGCCTCTTCAAGTCTGGGAGAACAACAGGCCTCAATAAGCATTCCTGGGAGCGGGATTAGTCCCTTAAACAACATCAACCCACTAGACATTGAGCGTATCGAAATTTTAAAAGATGCCGATGCCACGGCCATCTACGGCTCTCGGGGTGCCAATGGCGTGGTGTTGATCACCACAAAAAAAGGGGAATATGGCGCTACCAAAGTACGGTTGAATTTGCAATCAGGTTTAGGGGCCGTTTCCAATTCGCTTGATGTGCTAAGCACCCCACAGTATTTAGCCATGCGACGTGAGGCCTATGCCAATGACGGCATAGACCCAATCCCCTTTAATGCCTATGACATTAATGGCACTTGGGATGCTACAAGAGAAACCGATTGGCAAAAGGTATTGTTTGGTAAAACGGCAACCCTTAGCAATTTTCAAGGTTCTATTTCTGGAGGCAATCAGCAAACCCGGTTTTTAATAAGTGCCAATACCCATAAGCAGACTAGCGTATTTCCCGGAGACTATAGTAATCAGAAGCTCTCTGGTTTGGCCAGTTTAAACCATAGATCTGAAAACGACAAATTATCGCTTCAATTCTCTACCAATTACACCTCTAACCAAAACAACTTGCCCGGTGACGGCCTTATCGTCTTTAACGCCCTCACCCTTGCACCCAATGCTCCTAACTTGTATAACGATGACGGCAGTCTTAATTGGGAAAACTCAACCTGGAGCAATCCGTTAAGTCGTTTTGAAGGCGGTTATAATGCCAATGGCTCGACCTTGATTAGCAACCTCAATTTGAGTTACCAACTGATAGGTCAATTCAAACTGGTCACCAACTTGGGGTATACCGAAGATCACCTTACCGAACTCAACACCACCCCCTCAACCATCTATGATCCTGCCTTTGGGGTAGGCTCTGAATCGTCCTTGGCTGTACATAATACCTCCCAAAGAACCTCATGGATCGTAGAGCCGCAATTGCATTGGAGCAAGGCTTGGGACGTTTTAAACATCGAGGCACTGGCAGGGGCGACATTTCAGGAGCGCAATACCAGTCGTATCTCTCAATTTGCCTTGGGCTTTTCTAACAATAACTTTATTGAAAACCTCTCTGCTGCCTCCACCCTTTTTCCCATTGCTGATATTGATGAACGCTACCGTTATCAAGCTGTATTTGGACGTCTTAATCTTAATTATAAAAGCAGATACATCCTTAATTTTACAGGCAGGCGTGACGGCTCAAGTCGTTTTGGCACCAATAGACGCTTTTCTAATTTTGGTGCTGTTGGTGCCGCATGGATTTTTTCCGAAGAAGCATTGGTAAAAAAGGCTTTACCCTTTATCAGTTTTGGAAAATTTAAAGCCAGTTATGGTACATCAGGCAATGATCAAATTGGCGATTACCAATACTTGGACACCTACTCTTTTGGGTCTTCTCAGTACCAAAATACTGTTGGTCTCTTCCCTACCCGATTATTCAATCCCGATTACAGTTGGGAATCCAATAAAAAATTGGAATTTTCATTAGATCTTGGATTTTTAAAGGATCGCATTGTGGTGGGCACTAATTTTTATCGCAACCGTTCGTCCAATCAACTTGTCGGCATTCCGCTTCCTGCCACTACAGGCTTTAATTCGATTAATGCCAATCTTAATGCTACAGTAGAAAACACGGGTTGGGAATTTTCACTTAACAGCGTCAATATAGATACAGCGCATTTTAAATGGTCTACCTCCATTAATCTTACCCTACCAAAAAACAAATTAGTGGCCTTCCCTAACCTAGAGGGCTCTACCTATGCCAATCAATTGGTTATTGGAGCGCCCATAAATATTAGAAAAGTGTATCAACTTAAAGGGGTCAATCCTGAAACGGGGATCTATGAGTTTGAAGATTTTGATGGGGACGGCGTCATATCCAGCCCTAACGATAGACAGGCGGTGCGAGATCTGAATCCAAAATACTTTGGGGGTGTCAGTAATAACATCACTTATAAAAATTTAAGTCTTGATATTTTATTTCAATTCACCAAACAATTGGGCGCCAATTTCTGGTCCAGTGGTGGGGTGCTTCCTGGGGGTATGGCCAACCAACCCATAGAGGTATTGGATAGATGGCAAACCGCAGGTGATCAAAGCGCTACTCAAGGCTTTTCATCAGGGTTCGATCCAGAAGCTTTACAGGCCTTTAGAACTTACACCCAAAGTGATGCTGCCATTACAGATGCTTCTTATTTAAGGCTTAAAACCGTTTCGCTGTCTTACCAAATCCCACAACTCAGTAAAAATTTTGGTTGCGAACTATTCTTAAGAGGTCAAAACCTATGGACCATTACCAACTACATTGGCTTAGATCCAGAAACAAGAAACAATCAAACGGTGCCTCCATTGCGAGTGATATCCGTAGGCACCAATCTCACTTTTTAA
- a CDS encoding RagB/SusD family nutrient uptake outer membrane protein yields the protein MKIISKTTASKSLIWISLTIVISFITWSCEDFVEVDPPNNQLIGAEVFEDANTIDAAFAHIYSQLRDNALTDGSISGTSYLLGHYADELELYSLSFTNAEAFSNHTVLSTDSAVKNWWDTSYNLIYAINSINEGVANSTSISEEDRSRFLGECYFLRGYIHFYLVNLFGEIPYINSTDYRVNQSVSRQSEAIVYQHIIDDFSSAKALFDNIPDGSENFRANFWSASAMLARAYLYNQNWELARDEAEAVILSGNYALELDLNAVFLKNSTETLLQLDAGMPGDNTAEGRTFIFVTAPPPNSAISSYLKNDFEPNDARFSNWLGSISEGSDIYYFPFKYKLNLPTGNTQECSILLRLAELYLITAEANAQLNNIPEAMNYLNAIRERAALAPINSDSQTAVLEAILKERRVELFSELGHRFFDLKRTGKASEVLSPIKPNWDDTHLYFPLPESELILNTNLQPQNSGY from the coding sequence ATGAAAATCATATCTAAAACAACAGCTTCCAAAAGCTTAATATGGATCTCCTTAACCATTGTGATCTCATTTATAACATGGTCTTGCGAAGACTTCGTGGAAGTAGACCCGCCCAACAACCAATTAATTGGCGCCGAAGTATTTGAAGATGCCAATACCATCGATGCGGCTTTTGCCCATATTTATAGCCAATTAAGAGACAATGCCCTTACCGATGGTTCTATTTCAGGAACTTCTTATTTACTGGGCCATTATGCTGATGAATTGGAGCTCTATAGTTTGTCATTTACAAATGCCGAAGCGTTTTCAAACCATACCGTTCTATCCACTGACAGTGCCGTAAAAAATTGGTGGGACACCAGTTATAATTTGATCTATGCCATTAATAGCATCAATGAAGGTGTTGCCAATTCTACGAGCATTTCAGAAGAAGATCGGTCCCGTTTTTTGGGAGAGTGCTATTTTTTAAGAGGTTACATCCATTTCTATTTAGTGAATCTCTTCGGGGAAATTCCTTATATCAATTCCACCGATTACCGCGTTAATCAATCGGTTTCTAGACAAAGCGAGGCCATCGTCTACCAGCATATTATTGATGATTTTTCAAGCGCCAAGGCTTTGTTTGACAATATCCCAGATGGTAGCGAGAATTTTCGGGCCAATTTTTGGTCGGCTTCTGCCATGCTTGCAAGAGCGTATCTGTATAATCAAAATTGGGAGTTGGCACGTGATGAAGCCGAAGCCGTTATTTTAAGTGGAAACTATGCCTTAGAATTAGATTTAAATGCGGTGTTCTTAAAAAATAGCACCGAAACCTTATTGCAGCTCGATGCAGGCATGCCCGGAGATAACACAGCCGAAGGAAGAACGTTTATCTTTGTTACTGCACCACCTCCAAATTCTGCTATTAGCAGCTATCTTAAAAATGATTTTGAACCTAATGACGCTCGGTTTTCAAATTGGCTAGGTTCTATTTCTGAGGGCTCAGACATTTATTATTTTCCTTTTAAATACAAGCTTAATCTCCCTACAGGAAACACACAGGAGTGTTCTATTCTCTTAAGATTGGCAGAACTCTATTTGATAACCGCTGAAGCCAACGCTCAGCTCAACAACATCCCTGAGGCTATGAATTATTTAAACGCAATAAGGGAGAGGGCAGCTTTAGCACCAATAAATTCTGATAGCCAAACTGCCGTTTTAGAAGCCATTTTAAAAGAAAGACGTGTAGAACTCTTTAGTGAGTTGGGACACCGCTTTTTTGATTTGAAGCGCACTGGAAAAGCTTCTGAAGTACTATCACCTATTAAACCCAATTGGGATGACACCCATTTATATTTTCCGTTGCCTGAATCTGAGCTTATTCTCAACACTAATTTACAGCCCCAAAACAGTGGCTATTAA
- a CDS encoding DUF6520 family protein — MKIQKIKALIPVLAIAFAMTTSAFTASDKVSADSDAVMITGYTANDIPGQPCEKRQNLNCSVTGSEICTVEGKQVYQFLNGTSCFSPLKRN; from the coding sequence ATGAAAATTCAAAAAATTAAAGCCTTGATTCCAGTATTGGCAATCGCTTTTGCTATGACTACAAGTGCTTTCACGGCAAGCGACAAAGTAAGTGCAGATAGCGATGCTGTCATGATCACAGGGTATACGGCGAATGACATCCCAGGACAGCCATGTGAGAAGCGGCAGAATCTTAACTGTTCTGTTACTGGAAGTGAAATTTGTACTGTTGAAGGAAAACAAGTGTACCAATTTCTAAACGGCACATCGTGTTTTAGTCCTTTAAAAAGAAACTAA
- a CDS encoding AraC family transcriptional regulator: MEVDVARRMKIINTMLLEMASGNFHFRIERSERNDNLEALIVTLNMLAEEIQEAMIHQGYANTNGVVVDLVQMSFLLDHNGLVEMCNQQTCTILSRLYDDTIGKPFHSFLSSDSASDWISAMRKKGKKQLQDFSLDLKFKSSHDLIIPKTAYISKFHQGKNGKGKVLITVIHHSNSQKELDDTLKLKVITAEDSDSEVTSPKTKIRLSFEDIRKIREGHDIMVNNLDKDFPPLREFAHQLGTNEFKLKYGFKELYGTSVHRFLMQERMRKSQMMIQYTDLPIKSIALMNGFKSMPHFSRAFKKRYGYSPSQLRKNALSDE; encoded by the coding sequence ATGGAAGTGGATGTGGCCCGTAGAATGAAAATTATCAATACGATGTTGTTGGAAATGGCATCGGGCAATTTTCATTTCCGTATTGAACGTTCTGAACGTAATGATAATTTGGAGGCGCTGATCGTTACATTGAATATGTTGGCCGAGGAAATTCAAGAAGCAATGATACATCAGGGCTATGCCAATACGAACGGAGTGGTGGTTGATCTGGTCCAAATGAGTTTTTTGCTGGATCATAATGGACTTGTAGAAATGTGTAATCAGCAAACCTGCACCATTTTGTCAAGATTATATGACGACACGATCGGGAAACCGTTTCATTCATTTCTCTCTAGTGACTCCGCTTCAGATTGGATATCGGCTATGCGTAAGAAAGGTAAAAAGCAGCTTCAGGATTTTTCCTTGGATTTAAAATTTAAATCAAGCCACGACCTGATCATTCCAAAGACAGCTTATATTTCTAAATTTCATCAAGGAAAAAACGGAAAAGGAAAAGTATTGATCACGGTAATCCATCATTCAAACTCCCAGAAAGAATTGGATGATACCCTAAAGTTGAAAGTGATAACGGCAGAAGATTCAGACTCAGAGGTAACCTCTCCAAAAACAAAAATCCGATTGAGCTTTGAGGATATTCGTAAGATTCGGGAAGGTCACGACATTATGGTCAATAACCTTGATAAGGATTTTCCGCCACTGAGAGAGTTTGCGCATCAATTGGGAACCAATGAGTTTAAATTGAAATACGGATTCAAGGAACTATATGGTACTAGTGTACATCGTTTTTTAATGCAAGAGCGCATGCGTAAGTCGCAAATGATGATTCAGTACACAGACTTGCCCATAAAATCCATTGCGTTGATGAATGGTTTTAAGAGCATGCCGCATTTCTCTAGAGCCTTTAAAAAACGATATGGCTATTCTCCCAGCCAATTGCGCAAAAATGCATTATCCGATGAATAG